CCAGATCACCCTTGGAGATCGAGACTGATTCAACCAAAACCAGTCGTACTGACAAAATCACTGAGCAGTAAGACTGACAAAGTCACTGAGCATTGACATTCGCGCATACTTGGATGCGGCGATAAGTACCAATTGGGCCATTCTAATAAGTATAAATCGAAAGATACGACATACGCAAAGTGTTCTATTTATATTTCGGATATTCGAATTATCTCTCCATCGCAGAGTGCTGCGAAGGAGAGATAGTGAAGTTAAAGTGCGAGAGGCGGCTAGCGAAGCCTCATGAATGCCATGTAGGCGGCGAGGCCCCAACCTGCCAGATCGTATATTGAGTTGGCCGCACGGGGACCGCCCAGATATATAACGATGCCGAATGCAATTAGGATACCGCCGATTGCGACGATTTGCAGCGTTCTTCCCCGTTTTCGGTTGGCGGCTATGCTGACGCCCTCGCCCATAACATACCCGAATCCGGCAAGGGCAAGGATGTACACGAAGATAATGGGGATCACGGAAAGGATAATGAGCGATGCAATCGCCCCGGCGGCGGCCAGGACGACGGCGGCGCCGATAGCCTTGAGCAGATGAACGGGCGCGGCGGAATAGACGGGCGACTTGATTACGCGGGCGCAGTCCCGGCAGCGAGCACCGACTGGAGTCTGCACCATGCAACGAGGGCAGATCAGGGTCTCGCACTTTCCGCACCGGAGCGCAGTGGGCACATTGGGATGGCGGGCGCAGAAGCTAGTCGCCGTTGACATGGGTGGCTCCTTCCTGGGTCGCCGGCGCGCGGCGGGTCCACGTTTGTCGCTTTGGGACGTCGCGGTCCCAGAGCAGGCGGTAGAAGAGCAGGGAAGGGAGGCTGTAGCCGTCCTTCGGCAACTCCCAGTTAGCCGTCAGCCGCTTGGCCACGAGCACAAGCCCTATCGCTGCGGTCATGTAGACCACCGCCGGCGGCCGGTCGAAGTACCAGGCCAGCGGCGGCAACGTAATGAGCGCCAGAATGGTCCAGAACGCGGTGTCCTTGAGAAGGAGCCTGCCCAGCAGGAGCATGACGATCGTCTCAAGCACCATCTCCTGGTACAGGCCGAATCCGAGAAGGACGCCGATGCCTGTTGCGACGCCGCGGCCGCCGGTGAAGCCGATGTAGACGGACCAGTTGTGGCCTATGATCGCCGCGAGGCCAACGAGGACCTGGTACTCGATGTCCAGCCCGGCGGCCTTCGCCGCCCAAACGGGTACGGCGCCCTTGACGACGCAGTCGAAGACACCGAGGGAGAGGCCGATCTTCTTGCCCACGTGCTCGGTCAGGTTCGACGCGCCTACATTGCCGGACCCGTACTTGCGGATGTCGATGCCGCGCAGGTATTTGCCGGCGAGGTACGCCGTTGGGAATGCGCCCCACAGGTACGCGAAGGCTATGGCAAGGATGATGATGAGCATACTAACGCCCGGCAGCCCTCTGCTTCTTCAGGTCGAGCATCTTGTGGTAGACCTCCATCGGCGGCCCGGCGGAGCCCGGCGGGGGCTCTCCCGGGTTGCCGGAGGCGTGGTAGTCGCTTCCGCCGCACTGCAGGAGGCCGATCTCGTCGGCGATGGAAGCGAAGAGCCTGGTCTGCACGTTGCTGAAATTGCCGTAGTGGACTTCTATGCCGGCCAGCCCTTCGGCTTTGAGCTCGCGCAGCGTTTTCTTCAGCGCCTCCACCTCCTCCGGTCCCGTGCCTTTCATGGCGTATATGGGGTGTGCCATGACAGGCAGGGCGCCGTTCTTGACCAGGAGGCGCACGGACTCCGTCGGCGAAAGGCGAAGGCGCTCAACGTAGGCGGGACCGTCCTTGCCGAGCCACTTGTCGAAGGCCTCGGACTTGTAGCGGACGTAGCCCTTCTCCACTAGCGCCTGCGCTATGTGCGGTCGGCCGATGGCGGCGCCGTCGGCTATTTCCAGCACGCGCTCCCACGTAATCCTCAGGCCCAGCCTGTTCAACACCTCCACTGTCTTACGGGCTCGCCCCACGCGGTCGTCCCGGAAACCGGCGATGGTCTTCTGGAAGTCCTCGTCATCCAGGTCGATGAAGTAACCGAGCATATGGATCTCGCCGCCCGGAACATCGGTGCTCAGCTCAATTCCGGGGATGAGCACAAGGTCGCGGAATTTGGAGACGGCCTCGCGCGCCTCGGCGATGCCCTCCGTAGAGTCGTGGTCTGTGATTGCGATGACCCGAAGGCCCCTGCTCACGCAAAGGCGGACGAGCTCCGTCGGCGACAGAGTCCCGTCGGAAGAAGTCGTGTGAAGATGAAGGTCAACTTGGGCCAATTTAGCTGCCTCTATGTTTGTCTAAAGAACGTCTCGGTCTGTCCGGCGGACACTCGTGGCCTTGCCGGTAGTCTCATCAACTTCAAACAGGACGCTGTTGAACCGCAGCGGGCCGCGGTCTTCCACATTCAGCTTGTGGGGAGTCTGGTCCAGGAACCGCACCAGGGCATCCTCGGTCCGGAAGCCTATGACGGAATTCAGGGTCCCGGCCATGCCCAGGTCGTGAACGAAGCCTGTGCCTTTCGG
The sequence above is drawn from the SAR202 cluster bacterium genome and encodes:
- a CDS encoding PHP domain-containing protein → MAQVDLHLHTTSSDGTLSPTELVRLCVSRGLRVIAITDHDSTEGIAEAREAVSKFRDLVLIPGIELSTDVPGGEIHMLGYFIDLDDEDFQKTIAGFRDDRVGRARKTVEVLNRLGLRITWERVLEIADGAAIGRPHIAQALVEKGYVRYKSEAFDKWLGKDGPAYVERLRLSPTESVRLLVKNGALPVMAHPIYAMKGTGPEEVEALKKTLRELKAEGLAGIEVHYGNFSNVQTRLFASIADEIGLLQCGGSDYHASGNPGEPPPGSAGPPMEVYHKMLDLKKQRAAGR